A stretch of the Archangium violaceum genome encodes the following:
- a CDS encoding 3-oxoacyl-[acyl-carrier-protein] synthase III C-terminal domain-containing protein, which translates to MTRPSISFLGFGAALPERVRTSSDPIFDRIREEARAKGLSEASLFYGNREHRCLAPEESLAALTAKAGTAALEDAGIRPDQVDRLYGYVSVPEFITPNELYAVHREVGLGSHAMVVPVQAEFANFVMGAVLAWEAMLAGHSERALVAVGAGWTRNVDYAQGHAFGIGDGAGAAVLGLGERLVLVDYAVDTFSDEYGSMTMRPRPESGFDRPVYGLEPARGLRSFLNSGMDGPPRLVERLLRKHGLTGEDITLVSHQATRKLLDHWNEKIRPREYLHTLEDCGNMALASIPVTLARYHRELRTKYLVLFGIGIGAHQMALLVRV; encoded by the coding sequence ATGACGCGTCCTTCGATTTCCTTCCTGGGCTTTGGTGCCGCGCTGCCGGAGCGGGTGCGCACCAGTTCCGATCCCATCTTCGACCGGATTCGCGAGGAGGCCCGAGCAAAGGGGCTGTCCGAAGCCTCGCTCTTCTACGGCAACCGGGAGCACCGATGCCTGGCTCCGGAAGAGTCCCTGGCCGCCCTCACCGCGAAGGCGGGAACCGCGGCGTTGGAGGACGCGGGCATCCGGCCGGATCAGGTGGATCGGCTCTACGGCTACGTCTCCGTGCCCGAGTTCATCACCCCCAACGAGTTGTACGCGGTCCACCGGGAGGTGGGCCTGGGCTCGCATGCGATGGTGGTGCCGGTGCAGGCCGAGTTCGCCAACTTCGTCATGGGCGCCGTGCTGGCCTGGGAGGCGATGCTCGCGGGGCATTCGGAGCGGGCGCTCGTGGCCGTGGGGGCCGGGTGGACGCGCAACGTGGACTACGCGCAGGGGCACGCCTTCGGTATTGGAGATGGGGCGGGCGCGGCGGTGCTCGGGCTCGGGGAGCGGCTCGTCCTGGTGGACTACGCCGTGGACACCTTCAGTGACGAGTACGGGTCCATGACCATGCGCCCCCGTCCCGAGAGCGGCTTCGACAGGCCCGTGTACGGGCTCGAGCCCGCCCGTGGCCTGCGGTCCTTCCTGAACAGCGGCATGGACGGACCACCGAGGCTCGTCGAGCGGCTGCTGCGCAAGCACGGCCTGACCGGGGAAGACATCACCCTCGTTTCACACCAGGCCACGCGGAAGTTGCTCGACCACTGGAACGAGAAGATCCGCCCGCGCGAGTACCTGCACACGCTCGAGGACTGCGGGAACATGGCGCTCGCCTCGATTCCCGTCACCCTGGCCCGTTACCACCGCGAGCTGCGCACGAAGTACCTCGTCCTCTTCGGCATTGGCATCGGCGCGCACCAGATGGCGCTGCTGGTGCGCGTGTAG